A segment of the Dokdonella sp. genome:
ATGCGAAGACCGGCGTTGCCAGGCGCATGGACGGCATCCATCTGAACACCATCCTCGGCGGTGCGTTTGAGTGGTTGGGTGATGGCAGGCGGCTGCTGGTCAAGGCAGTGCCCGCCGGCCGTGGCGGCGCACCCGTCAGATCGCCGGTTCCACCCGGGCCGGACATCAAGGACGCCACCGGAGGCGGTGGCGAGAGCAGTACCTACGAGGCGCGCGACACGTTGTCCAGTCCCGAAGACGAGGCAATGTTCACCTGGTACGCGACCTCGCGCCTGGCCAAGGTGGATGTGGACGGTGGCACGCTCACCCGCGTCGGCGAGGCTGGGGTCATCGGCCGGGTGGCTGTCGCACCCGATGGTCGCCATGTGTTGATCGAAACATTGCAGCCGCCGTACTCCTACGTCACCACGTGGGAGAGATTCGCGCGCGATGTCACGGTGCTCGACCTCGCCAGTGGCAAGGCGTACACCATCGCGAACTTGCCCGCCGCCGAGAATGTACCGGTGCGTGGCGTGCCGACCGGTCCACGCGACCATGGCTGGCGCGCGAATGAACCGGCCACTCTGCTGTTCACCGAGGCACTGGATGGCGGCGATTGGCGCAACGAGGTTCCCGAGCGCGATCGCGTCCTGATGTGGCGCGCTCCGTTCAAGCGTGCACCGGTCGAGATCACCCGCACCGCGCAGCGATATGCCGGACTTTCCTGGTTCGAGAAGGGGACGCAGGCCCTGCTCACGCAGTTCGATGCGAACAAGCGCTGGCTTCGCGTGACGCTGGTTGACGTGGACAGGCCGCGTCAGGCTGGGCGTGTGCTGTGGGATCGTTCGCTCGATGAGCGCTACGCCAATCCCGGCATGCCCATGTTGCGCATCCTCCCCAATGGTGCTGCCGTGCTGCGCGAGGAAAACGGCCATCTGTTCCTGAGCGGCCCCGGATCCTCTCCGACCGGCGATCGCCCGTTTCTTGATCGCTACAGGCTTGCCGATGGCAACACCGAGCGTGTGTTCCGCAGTGCGCCGGATGCGTATGAGCGTGCGTTCGGCTTTGCCGGCGATACGTCCAGGTTGCTCACCTGGCACGAATCGCCCGTCGATCCGCCCAATGCATTCTTGCGCACGCTCGGTGAGCCATCCGTCGATGCGGAAGCGGGAGAGGCCGCACGCGCATCCACTCGCGAGCCGATCACCACGTTCATCGATCCTGCGCCGCTGGTGCGGCAGGTCAAGAAGCGCCTGGTCACCTATCAACGCAAGGACGGCGTGAATCTGTCGTTCACGCTCTACACACCGCCGGGCTATGTGGAAGGCACACGAGTGCCGGCCATCCTGTACGCCTATCCGATGGATTTCGCCGATCCGTCGAAGGCGGGACAGGTGACCGGTTCGGAGCAGACTTTCACCCGCCTTGCGAACTACCGCCTGCTGCTGCTGGCCGGATACGCCATCATCGACAACGCGGCGTTTCCCATCGTCGGTGATCCGCGCACCGCGTATGACAGCTATCTGGAGCAGCTCGTTGCCAACGCCGAAGCGGCGGTCGAAAAGGCGGTGGAGCTGGGCGTGGTCGATCGTGACCGCATCGGTGTCACCGGCCACAGCCACGGGGCATTGATGACGGCCAATCTGCTCGCGCATACCGACCTGTTCCGTGCCGGCGTGGCTTCCAGCGGAGGCTACAACAAGACGCTGACGCCATTCGGCTTCCAGAACGAGCGCCGTTCCTTCTGGACCGCGCCCAAGGCCTACGAGCAAAGCTCGGCGTTCTTCCACGCCGACAAGATCAACGAACCGATCCTCATCGTGCACGGCAGCGACGACGCCAACCCGGGCACCGAACCCACCCAGTCGCCGCGCCTGTTCCAGGCGGTGCGCGGCAACGGGGGTACGGCAAGGCTGGTCATGCTGCCGTTCGAGCCACACTGGTATTCAGCGCGGGAATCCAACGAGCATTTCGTGGCGGAGATGCTGGAATGGTTCGATCGCTACGTGAAACCGCCAAGGGCGGGAAGCAAGTAGAGGTCTCCACGACGGGTTGGGGTCGAGCTGGTGTCGGGATGCTCTGATCCATTCCACAACGGCGTCAACGTCCTGCGCGGGCGCAACCCGGCGTTGCGCCGGCTCGACAGACGGCCCGGGGCCGCGGGTTGCAGCAATCGCCTCCGGGGCGCACAAAGGAAGAACCCGGCCGGAGCCGGGTTCTTACGCAAGCCTGTTCGATGCTCAGTTCGTCTTGCCCATGCCGCAGCTTGTGTTGAGGAAGTCTTCCATCAAGGTGAACTGGGTACGGAAGTGGCGCGGGTACCACGGCAAGCTGTGCGGCTGGTCGGGGATCAGCTCGTACTTCGCCGTGACATGGTTCTTGACGCCGTTGTAGAAGCTCTGCGCGTGCCAAGCGGGGGTGCGCACGTCGCGGTCGCCGACATAGAGCAGGACCGGGATATTGGCCTTGTCGGTGTTCCTGATCGGGTCCATGCCCTTGACCGTGCGACCCTGCAGCAGGCGCTGCAGGCGATTCTCGCTCCAGCGCACGCCGAGCTTGCCGAGGTCTGTGACTGGAGCGCCGGAGATTGCGCACTTGTATGGACTGTTCGGCCGCACCACCGCGGCAGCGGCGGCAAAGCCACCGTATGAATAACCAAAGATGACCAGGCGCTTTGGATCGGCGATGCCCTCCTTCACCAGCCAGGCGGCACCATCATCCTTGTCATCCTGCATCTTCTGGCCCCACTCGGCGTCACCTGCCAGCCAAAGCTTGCGGCCGAGATCGGTGGAGCCGCGGTACTGCGGGCGCAGCACGGCGTAGCCGCGTGAGGTGAAGTAGGGGATCCAGGTGCTGCGATCCCAGCCACCGTAGTCGCGCGCCCAGGGGCCGCCATGCGGATGGATCACCGTCGGCAGCGGGCCCTTGTCCCTGCTCCAACCGGCGGGGAGGTCGAGGATGGCCGGAATGGTCAGGCCGTCACGCGCCTTGTAGCTGACCCAGCGCTGCTCGCCGAGGCTGTTCGGGTCGATGCCGCTGCGCTCGGTACCGAGGGTCTTGACCGGCTTGCCTTCGAGCAGCAGGCGGTAGGTCGGCGGATGGCGATTGCTCTGGGTCGAGAACAGCACTTTGCTGCGGTCGTCGGTGAAATCCAGGATGGTGACGTGCTGCCCCGGATATGCCTGCTTGAGGCCCTGGTGGATGCTTGCCATGCGTGGTTCCACCCACTGTGTTTCCGGCATCAACGCGCCGATGGTGAAGCCGATCACCTTGTTGAAATCGCTTTTGCGCGTGCCGAAGCGCAGCGCCATGATCGAGTACTCGGGGTGCGCGATCAAAGGCTCATCGTCGAACTTCTTCGCCACCGGATCGTACAGGTGCGCCTGTACCTGATCGGAGTTGCGGTCGGTGAGCACGTAGAACTTTCCGGATTCCTCGTCGCGGCCGACGATGTCCATGGTGTAGCGGTCGCTGAGCTTGGTCGTCAGCGCGTCATGGACCTCGAACTCGGTGGAGTTGGGTTTTCGGATCAGCACTCGCTGCTCGTAGTCGCCGCCGACCGGCTCGGTCTGCACGCGCGTCAGCAGGTCGCCGTTGCGTGCGTCGAACAGGCCTGGCTGCGAGCGTCCGGTGGCGCGGAACAGCACCTCGGTGTCCTTGGTGCGCAGGTTGTAGCGCTGGTATTCGCGGCGGAAGGACGCGAGGTCCATCTGCACGATGATGACGTGGTCAGGGTCGAGCGGAAGCGTGCTGACGATGGAGGTGGTGCCGGCGATCTCGAAACAACGACGGGTGCGGTCGCTGACGTCGGTCGCGCGACCCTTGGAGACGAAGGCTTCCTCGATCTTGGCCTGCGTGGTGTCGGTGAGGTAGGGCTTGGTGACGAAAGTCTTGGTCGAGCCGATGCTCTTGCCCTCGCCACAGCCTCCGAGCTCGCCGGTCCACTCCTGGCGTGCCAGCACGAGGATGTGCCCCGACTTGATCGAGTCGGCCGCAATGAACTTCATCCGGCTGCCCGAGGCCGTGACGGTCGGTTCCTTGTCGAGATTGTCGAGATCCCAGTTCGCGAGTGATGTGTCGTACTCGTCGGCGCCCTGGCGACCGATCAGGGCAACCAGCTGTTTGCCGTCTGCACTCATCGAGATCGAACTGACTTCGGGCATCTTCGACAGGGTTTCGATGGGAATCGGATCGGCCATGGCCGTTGCCGGTGCGACGAGGCAGACAGTCGCGGCGAGAGCGGGCCAGCGAGCAAGCTGCATGTTCATGGGCTACTCCTGAGGGTGGGTGAGGGGTGTTTGAATACGCGCGCCGACCTGGGAACCCTCGCCGGGGACAACGCTTGGGAAATCCAGTCGAACCCGTTTGCGTTGGCGCCGCTTCGCCGCAGGGAAGTCGGAATCGAACGCCAAAACGGGTTCCGCAAAAGCCGACGGCCGGTTTCCCGGCCGTCGGTGTCCTTGCAGTGCGTGCCGCGCCTGTCAGAAGCGATAGGCGAAGCGCGCGAACAGCGAGCGACCATACCAGTCGTACTGTGACGCGAACAGCGGGACCGTGCCGAGACGGGTCGAACCACCACCGTTCGACATCTTCGGCGGGTCCGTATCGAACAGGTTGGTCAGGCCGACCACCGCGCTCCACTTGTCCGTCGCGTAGCGGACCGAGAACGCGTGGTAGAGGCGCGAACCGGCCTTGATGTCGTAGACGGCATCAGGGTTGCCGCGGTACGAGCCGATCGGGTCAAGGTACCAGTTCTTGGTGCTGTCGATGTAGTTCATCGTCCAGGTGTAGGTCCAGTCACCGCGATTGAGCGCGGTGCGCAGATCGCCGACCAGCTTCGGACGCGTGACGATGCCGTTCTGGTCGTCGATGGCGAAGCCGCCTTCCTCGGCCGTGTCGAACAGCAGGTAGACGTCTTCCATGGTGTACGTCAACTGGCTTTCGACTTCCAGCTTGCCGAACGAGAACTCGCGATCCCAGCGCAGGTTCAGGTCGTAGCCGCGGGTCAACTGCTTGTTGACGTTGACATAGGCGTCGCGAATGCTCTCGATGTTGTAGGCGCCGGTTGCGGCGTTGCCCGGACGACGGGTGAACAGCGAGCAGAACGCGTTCGGGAACGAGTCGGCGTAGTAGCACGCACCGACGATGCCGGCGCCGCCGAGCGAGTCGATCTGATCGTTGACCTGGATCTTGAAGTAGTCGAGCGACACGCTGAGGTTGGCGAACTCCGGCGTGAACACGATGCCTGCGGTCAGCGCCTTCGAGGTTTCAGGCTTCAGCACGCCGAGGCCGCCGCCGGTGAAGATCTGTGCGGACGAGCCGACGCCGTCATAGTCTTCCGGAATGCCGTCGGCCGCACAGTTCGCACGCACGCGCGGGTCGATCGCATTGGTGCCCCAGTTGATGCAGGGGTCGATTGCCGCCTGGCCGAGGAAGCCGCTGAGGTCACCGAGGTACAGCTCGTACAGGCCCGGAGCGCGGTACGAGGTGCCATTGGTGGCACGCAGGCGCAGCGACGGGATGATCTGCCACGATCCGCCGATCTTCCAGACCTTGTCCGAGTCCTCCACGGTGTCGTACTTGAACATACGCGCCGAAGCGTTGAAGGTCAGTTCCTCGACACCCGGCAGGCCGGCCAGGACCGGAAGCTCGAGTTCACCGTAGATTTCGCTGATGTAGTCCTTGCCGCGGGTCGGGCGGGCCGAGGACTGGCCCCAGGCTTGCTGGTTGAGCTCGAACGCTGACGGCGTATCGTCGATCGAGATGCGACGGAATTCCGAGCCGATAGCCGCCGCGGCGGTACCGCCCGGCAACTCGAACAGCTCACCCGAGGCCATCGCATTGGCCACAAACTGCGTGTACACGGTGTTGCCCGTGTGGCGCTGGCCGATTGCCGCCATCAGATCATCCATGCGCTCGCCGCTGAGGATGCCTGGATCGAAGTAGTTGATCGGCATGTCGCCGCCATCGCGGTCGGGCGTGGTGACGCGGTCGCCCGTGATGTCGCGGTTGATCGCGAAAACCGTGTAGTCACCGCTCGAATGCGAATAGCTGGTATTGAAGCGCCAGCTCCAGCTGCTATCGTTGCCGAAACCGCCGTTGAAGTTCGACGAGGCATACCAGTAGTCGACATCGATGTCCTGGTTGGACTTGGCCGGCATGATCACCTGGACGTTGCCGGTGAGGTTCGGGTTGGCACTCGGATTGCCGACGAAGCCATACGGGCGGCCATCCACCTGCGGGAAGAACTGGCGGAACCGGCGCGACTTCGTTTCACGCTCGGTGTAGAGCAACTGGCCGTTCCAGCCGATCGAGCCGAAGGTGAAATCACCGGAAAAATACAGGCTCAGGCGATCCTGTTCGGCAAACACGTCACCCTTGTTCGCGAACGGGGCGTAGAAGGGCTGCTCGTAGTAGGCCGGTGTTCCGGCGCCAGGGTTGGCGTTGCCGTTGCGAACGATGCCATAGCCCGGGATCGGGCCGCCGGTTGCTCCTGGCACCGGCCCGTAACGGCGACCCGAGGCCGGCAGGCCGAGATCGTCGATCGCATTGTAGATGCCGAAGTTGATGCAGCCCTCGTTCTCGGTGCCGCGCGTGAACGAACGATCCTCGTACGGCAGGATATTGCCGGCGGCATCGCGCACCAGATCGTAGTTGCACTTGAAGAAATCGCGATCGCCAACCTTCAGGGCGTTCATGTGGTAGCGCTGGAAGGCGGCAACGACGCTGCCGTTGTCGAAGTTCCAGCCGCCTGCGCCGGAGATGTTGTAGCGTTCGCCGCCGCTCTCGGTCGGCAGGTTCATGTCGACGATCAATTCGGGGCGGTCCATCGACTTGCGGGTGATCAGGTTGACCACGCCGGCGACCGCGTCCGAACCGTAAATCGAGCCGGCACCATCCTTGAGGATCTCGGCACGCTGCAGGATGACGGAGGGGATCACGTTGAGGTCGAAGGCGCCGACCTGGCCACGCGTGCCCGCAGGACCGGGGCGCTGGCCGTCGAGCAGGACCAGGGTGCGATTCGCGCCGAGACCGCGCAGCGACAGGGTCTGCACGCCGGTGCCACCCTCGACGATGTAGGCGCCGAACTGGGTGCTGATCTGGGTGGAGCCTGCTGCAACGTTGGATGTCTGCAGGATCGTGGCGGTATCGAATTCGCCGGCCGCGATGCTGTTGTCGGCCGTGATGACCTGTAGTGGGGAGATGGTGTCGAAGCCCAGACGGCTGATCAGCGAACCGGTGACCCGGATCGGTTGCAGCGCGGTTTCTTCACTCTTCTTGGTGTCTTTCTCGCTCTCGCTCTCGTCGCTGCCCTGATCCTGCGCGAACAATGCACCGGAAGGAAGGGTCAGCGCGGCAGCAAGTGCCAGCGCCAGCTTGTTGCGGAAGTATCGAGCGTGTGTCGACATCAGGTCTGTCCCCTTACTAAGTTGTTGTATTCAAAAGAGTGTCGTAGCGATCTTCCGGGCAAAAAAGTCAAACCCGAGCGTAGCCTAACAAAATGTGAATCATCGCTCAATCATCATGGAACTTTTGTAAATGCTCCAGTAAATCAATGGGATAGAACGGCGCAATCCAGGGAGCCAGATCGTCACGGGAGCGAAGTTTCCTTCCACTCCACAATCCACGTCCGCGGCTATAGTCGGCAAGCCTTGCGCCGGTGGCATGGTGCTGCCGGCGCAGGTGCTCCCCTGGGTTCGACTGCGGAGTCCGCATGGAAATCGCCATCCTTGGCGCCCTGATCGTTCTCAACGGACTGTTTTCGATGTCGGAGATCGCGCTCGTCACCGCGCGCCGCTCGCGCCTGCAGGCCCGAGCCGAGCGTGGCGACAGCGGTGCGGCGGCGGCGCTGGCATTGGGACAGGATCCAACCCGCTTCATGTCGACCGTGCAGATCGGCATCACCTCGATCGGCATCCTCAATGGCATCGTCGGCGAGACCGTGTTGGCCGAGCCGGTAGCCGCGCGCTTCGCCGGGTGGGGACTCGAACCCGGCAGCGCACGCGCCCTGGCGACGTTCGTCGTCGTGGCGACGATCACCTATTTCTCGATCGTCGTCGGCGAACTCGTGCCCAAACGCCTCGGCCAGGCCCATCCGGAGGCCGTCGCGCGCCGAGTGGCCCTGCCGATGGGCCTGCTGGCGATGATCGCCAAGCCGTTCGTGCTACTGCTGTCGCTGTCGACCCGAATCCTGCTTGCGCGCGTTCGGTGTGCGCGAACAGGCCACCGCGACGGTGACCGAGGAGGACATCCATGCCCTGCTGAGGGAAGGCACCGAGGCCGGCGTCATCGAAAGTCACGAGCACGCGATCGTGCGCAACGTGTTCCGGCTCGACGACCGCCAGATCGTCTCGCTGATGGTGCCGCGCATGGATGTCGTCGTCCTCGATCTCGCCGCGCCACGGGAGCGCAACCTTGCGCTGCTGCAGGCGGGAGGCCACAACCGCCTGCCGGTGGTGAAGGGTGGCCTGCACGAAGTGCTCGGCGTGGTCAGTACGCGCCACCTGCTCGCCCAGGTCCTGCGTGGTGAGGAGATCGATATCGAAGGATCAATGCGCAAGCCGGTGTTCGTGCCGGAGAGCATCACCGGCATGGAACTGCTGCAGGAATTCCGCCGCTCCGGTGAGCAACTGGTGCTCGTCGTAGACGAGTACGGCAGCGTCCAGGGAATCGTCACCCAGCACGACGTGCTCGAGGCGATTGCCGGCGAGTTCAAGCCGACCGTGCCCGAAGAAGCCTGGGCGATGGCGCGCGAGGATGGCTCATGGCTGCTTGATGGCCTGATCCCGCTGCCAGAACTCAAGGATCGCCTCGACCTGCGCGAACTGCCTGACGGCGTGCAGGACCGCTACCACACGCTCAACGGCCTGTTCATGCTGCAGATGGGCCGCCTGCCGGCGACCACCGACCACATCGACTGGGAAGGCTGGCGCCTCGAGGTCGTCGACATGGACGGCAACCGCATCGACAAGGTGCTGGCCAGTCGTATCGGGGCCGAAGCCTGATCAACGAAGCATCGCCCCTGAAGGGGCTTCTGCGGAGCGCATGTTGCCCCCGCAGGAGCCCCTTCAGGGGCGATGCTCTTTCAGGGCAACCGTGTCGAGAAACATCGCCCGTGAACCGGCTCCGGCGGGTGATTCCAATCACCCGTCACGGTGCTCAAAGGTCGAACTTGATCCCCTGCGCCAGCGGCAGCGCGTCGGAGTAGTTGATCGTGTTGGTTTGCCGGCGCATGTAGGCCTTCCATGCATCGGAACCCGATTCGCGGCCGCCGCCGGTTTCCTTCTCGCCGCCGAAGGCGCCGCCGATCTCGGCGCCCGAGGTGCCGATGTTGACGTTGGCGATGCCGCAGTCCGAACCGGCTGCGGAGAGGAATTGCTCGGCGGCCTTGAGGCTGCCGGTGAAGATCGACGAGGACAGGCCCTGAGGCACGCCGTTCTGCATCTCGATCGCCTCGTCGAGGATCGAATACTTCATGACGTAGAGGATCGGCGCGAAGGTTTCGTGCTGGACGACGGCGTCGCTGTTCTTCAGGCCGGTGACGATCGCCGGGCGCACGAAGTTGCCGGGGCGGTCGAGCGCGGTGCCGCCGGTCTCGACCTTGCCGCCGCTGGCCTTGGCTTGTTCGATCGCGGCGAGGAACTGCTGCACGGCACCGGGGCTGTTGAGCGGCCCCATCAGGTTGGCCGGGTCAGTCGGGTCGCCGATCTTGGTCTCGACCTGCCGGTAGGCCTTCACCAGCGCGGCCAGCACTTCGTCGTGGATCGACTCGTGCACGATCAGGCGGCGCGTCGTCGTGCAGCGCTGGCCGGCCGTGCCGACCGCGCCGAAGACGATGCCGGGGATGGCGAGCTTCAGGTCTGCGCTGGGGTCGAGGATGATCGCGTTGTTGCCGCCGAGTTCGAGCAGCGAACGCCCCATGCGGCGGGCGACACGCTCGCCGACGATGCGCCCGACCTGAGTCGAGCCGGTGAAGCTGATCAGTGGGATGCGCGTGTCGTCGACGAACTTCTGCGCCAGTTCGACGCCGGCGTCGTTGATGAGGAAGAACAGGTCCGGGAATCCGCCGGCCTTGAGCGCCTCGTTGCAGATGCGCGTCGCCGCGATCGCCGTGAGCGGGGTCTTGTTCGATGGCTTCCAGATGCAGATGTCGCCGCAGATGCCGGCGAGGAAGGAGTTCCAGGCCCACACCGCAACCGGGAAGTTGAACGCGCTGATGATGCCGACCAGGCCGAGCGGGTGCCACTGCTCGTACATGCGGTGGCCGGGGCGCTCGGAGTGCATGGTGTAGCCGTACAGCATGCGGCTCTGGCCGACCGCGAAATCGGCGATGTCGATCATCTCCTGCACTTCGCCGTCGCCTTCGGGCTTGGACTTGCCCATCTCCATGGCAACCAACGAGCCGAGCGCGTCCTTGTGCCTGCGCAGCGCCTCGCCGCACAGGCGGATCGCCTCGCCGCGGCGCGGTGCCGGCGTCGTTCGCCAGGTCCTGAACGCGGCCTGCGCGCGCGCGACGACGGTCTCGTAGTCGGCTTCGCTGGTGGCCTCGACCTCGGCGATCGTCTCGTTGGTGGTCGGATTGATCGAGCGCAGCACGCCGGTCCCGGTGGTCGTCGACCATTCGCCGTTGCCGAGGTAGGTGCCGGAATTGCTTGCGCCGAGGCCGAGGCTGGCGAGCAGGGAATTGGCCATGGAAGGTACTCCGTCGTGGGCTGCGGCACGCCTGCGGGCGCGCTGCCTGGAAGGGCGTGAACGGCAACGCCCATGGGCGCGGGTCCGCTCACCGGAAAGCCCGCCATTCTAGGGATGTTCTGATCAATCCCACAACGGCGTCACCGTCCTGTGCACGCGCAGCTCGGCGTTGCGCCGGCTCGACGGACGGCCAGCCTGCCTGCGCCGTCGCGCCTTGATCTGCGCCCGCACAGGAAGGCCCCAACCATTTTGATTCCAATGACTGGGTGACATCCGCAAGGCCCGGAATGCCAGCGACAATGCGCGCGTTACAACGCGTTGGATCGGTACCGACGAGTGCCTATCATGCGTACACCGTTGGAGCCGTGCGCGAAAAGCGCCGCCCCGTCCGTGTCCGCAACCAGGAGGTTCATCATGATCCGCAGACTTGCCCTCGCATCCGCGCTGCTGTTCGCCTCGTCATCCGCCTTTGCGGCCTGCTCGGTCGACATCGAAGGCAACGATGCCATGCAGTTCAACCTCAAGACGATCGAGGTCGACAAGAGCTGCAAGGACTTCACCGTCAACCTCAAGCATGTCGGCAAGCTGGCGAAGAACGTCATGGGCCACAACTGGGCGCTGACGGCCAGCGCCGACATGCAGGGCGCGGCCACTGATGGCCAGAAAGCCGGACTCGAGGCCGACTACATCAAGGCCGGCGATGCTCGCGTCATCGCCCACACGAAGATGATCGGTGGCGGCGAATCGACCTCAGTCACTTTCCCGGTGTCGAAGCTCGCCGCCGATACCCCGTACACTTTTTTCTGCTCGTTCCCGGGACACTGGGGCATCATGAAGGGCACGCTCACGCTCAAATGAGGCGAGAAGTGCGTGGCAGGAGGATTTCGGCTTCTGCCGCGCAGGCTCCGAGGCGACTCGGAATCGTGGGTTCGATGTGTGAAAATGCGGGGCCGTCTGCACTCAGCGGCCCCGTAGCTCAGCTGGATAGAGCGTTCCCCTCCTAAGGGAAAGGTCGCCCGTTCGAATCGGGCCGGGGTCGCCACCCCTTGCTGGCGTGAGCGGCTGGCCCGCTCCGCCATTGAATGCCGGGGCGA
Coding sequences within it:
- a CDS encoding prolyl oligopeptidase family serine peptidase; amino-acid sequence: MLTSRQTIAACLLVLTASAQAQYKQPPEPLLGVMRAPLIPSPQPDPTGTTLLLVQQAQYPSIARVAEPYLALAGVRIEPRAHTRHDMSSGYGIRTCLEGFVLVDIATRKQTPVTLPEGACPGSPSWAPDGSRIAFSNTTDTTVELWVADAKTGVARRMDGIHLNTILGGAFEWLGDGRRLLVKAVPAGRGGAPVRSPVPPGPDIKDATGGGGESSTYEARDTLSSPEDEAMFTWYATSRLAKVDVDGGTLTRVGEAGVIGRVAVAPDGRHVLIETLQPPYSYVTTWERFARDVTVLDLASGKAYTIANLPAAENVPVRGVPTGPRDHGWRANEPATLLFTEALDGGDWRNEVPERDRVLMWRAPFKRAPVEITRTAQRYAGLSWFEKGTQALLTQFDANKRWLRVTLVDVDRPRQAGRVLWDRSLDERYANPGMPMLRILPNGAAVLREENGHLFLSGPGSSPTGDRPFLDRYRLADGNTERVFRSAPDAYERAFGFAGDTSRLLTWHESPVDPPNAFLRTLGEPSVDAEAGEAARASTREPITTFIDPAPLVRQVKKRLVTYQRKDGVNLSFTLYTPPGYVEGTRVPAILYAYPMDFADPSKAGQVTGSEQTFTRLANYRLLLLAGYAIIDNAAFPIVGDPRTAYDSYLEQLVANAEAAVEKAVELGVVDRDRIGVTGHSHGALMTANLLAHTDLFRAGVASSGGYNKTLTPFGFQNERRSFWTAPKAYEQSSAFFHADKINEPILIVHGSDDANPGTEPTQSPRLFQAVRGNGGTARLVMLPFEPHWYSARESNEHFVAEMLEWFDRYVKPPRAGSK
- a CDS encoding prolyl oligopeptidase family serine peptidase, yielding MNMQLARWPALAATVCLVAPATAMADPIPIETLSKMPEVSSISMSADGKQLVALIGRQGADEYDTSLANWDLDNLDKEPTVTASGSRMKFIAADSIKSGHILVLARQEWTGELGGCGEGKSIGSTKTFVTKPYLTDTTQAKIEEAFVSKGRATDVSDRTRRCFEIAGTTSIVSTLPLDPDHVIIVQMDLASFRREYQRYNLRTKDTEVLFRATGRSQPGLFDARNGDLLTRVQTEPVGGDYEQRVLIRKPNSTEFEVHDALTTKLSDRYTMDIVGRDEESGKFYVLTDRNSDQVQAHLYDPVAKKFDDEPLIAHPEYSIMALRFGTRKSDFNKVIGFTIGALMPETQWVEPRMASIHQGLKQAYPGQHVTILDFTDDRSKVLFSTQSNRHPPTYRLLLEGKPVKTLGTERSGIDPNSLGEQRWVSYKARDGLTIPAILDLPAGWSRDKGPLPTVIHPHGGPWARDYGGWDRSTWIPYFTSRGYAVLRPQYRGSTDLGRKLWLAGDAEWGQKMQDDKDDGAAWLVKEGIADPKRLVIFGYSYGGFAAAAAVVRPNSPYKCAISGAPVTDLGKLGVRWSENRLQRLLQGRTVKGMDPIRNTDKANIPVLLYVGDRDVRTPAWHAQSFYNGVKNHVTAKYELIPDQPHSLPWYPRHFRTQFTLMEDFLNTSCGMGKTN
- a CDS encoding TonB-dependent receptor — protein: MSTHARYFRNKLALALAAALTLPSGALFAQDQGSDESESEKDTKKSEETALQPIRVTGSLISRLGFDTISPLQVITADNSIAAGEFDTATILQTSNVAAGSTQISTQFGAYIVEGGTGVQTLSLRGLGANRTLVLLDGQRPGPAGTRGQVGAFDLNVIPSVILQRAEILKDGAGSIYGSDAVAGVVNLITRKSMDRPELIVDMNLPTESGGERYNISGAGGWNFDNGSVVAAFQRYHMNALKVGDRDFFKCNYDLVRDAAGNILPYEDRSFTRGTENEGCINFGIYNAIDDLGLPASGRRYGPVPGATGGPIPGYGIVRNGNANPGAGTPAYYEQPFYAPFANKGDVFAEQDRLSLYFSGDFTFGSIGWNGQLLYTERETKSRRFRQFFPQVDGRPYGFVGNPSANPNLTGNVQVIMPAKSNQDIDVDYWYASSNFNGGFGNDSSWSWRFNTSYSHSSGDYTVFAINRDITGDRVTTPDRDGGDMPINYFDPGILSGERMDDLMAAIGQRHTGNTVYTQFVANAMASGELFELPGGTAAAAIGSEFRRISIDDTPSAFELNQQAWGQSSARPTRGKDYISEIYGELELPVLAGLPGVEELTFNASARMFKYDTVEDSDKVWKIGGSWQIIPSLRLRATNGTSYRAPGLYELYLGDLSGFLGQAAIDPCINWGTNAIDPRVRANCAADGIPEDYDGVGSSAQIFTGGGLGVLKPETSKALTAGIVFTPEFANLSVSLDYFKIQVNDQIDSLGGAGIVGACYYADSFPNAFCSLFTRRPGNAATGAYNIESIRDAYVNVNKQLTRGYDLNLRWDREFSFGKLEVESQLTYTMEDVYLLFDTAEEGGFAIDDQNGIVTRPKLVGDLRTALNRGDWTYTWTMNYIDSTKNWYLDPIGSYRGNPDAVYDIKAGSRLYHAFSVRYATDKWSAVVGLTNLFDTDPPKMSNGGGSTRLGTVPLFASQYDWYGRSLFARFAYRF
- a CDS encoding hemolysin family protein; this encodes MRAFGVREQATATVTEEDIHALLREGTEAGVIESHEHAIVRNVFRLDDRQIVSLMVPRMDVVVLDLAAPRERNLALLQAGGHNRLPVVKGGLHEVLGVVSTRHLLAQVLRGEEIDIEGSMRKPVFVPESITGMELLQEFRRSGEQLVLVVDEYGSVQGIVTQHDVLEAIAGEFKPTVPEEAWAMAREDGSWLLDGLIPLPELKDRLDLRELPDGVQDRYHTLNGLFMLQMGRLPATTDHIDWEGWRLEVVDMDGNRIDKVLASRIGAEA
- a CDS encoding aldehyde dehydrogenase family protein; its protein translation is MANSLLASLGLGASNSGTYLGNGEWSTTTGTGVLRSINPTTNETIAEVEATSEADYETVVARAQAAFRTWRTTPAPRRGEAIRLCGEALRRHKDALGSLVAMEMGKSKPEGDGEVQEMIDIADFAVGQSRMLYGYTMHSERPGHRMYEQWHPLGLVGIISAFNFPVAVWAWNSFLAGICGDICIWKPSNKTPLTAIAATRICNEALKAGGFPDLFFLINDAGVELAQKFVDDTRIPLISFTGSTQVGRIVGERVARRMGRSLLELGGNNAIILDPSADLKLAIPGIVFGAVGTAGQRCTTTRRLIVHESIHDEVLAALVKAYRQVETKIGDPTDPANLMGPLNSPGAVQQFLAAIEQAKASGGKVETGGTALDRPGNFVRPAIVTGLKNSDAVVQHETFAPILYVMKYSILDEAIEMQNGVPQGLSSSIFTGSLKAAEQFLSAAGSDCGIANVNIGTSGAEIGGAFGGEKETGGGRESGSDAWKAYMRRQTNTINYSDALPLAQGIKFDL
- the azu gene encoding azurin, whose protein sequence is MIRRLALASALLFASSSAFAACSVDIEGNDAMQFNLKTIEVDKSCKDFTVNLKHVGKLAKNVMGHNWALTASADMQGAATDGQKAGLEADYIKAGDARVIAHTKMIGGGESTSVTFPVSKLAADTPYTFFCSFPGHWGIMKGTLTLK